Proteins from one Chroococcidiopsis sp. CCMEE 29 genomic window:
- a CDS encoding PstS family phosphate ABC transporter substrate-binding protein, which yields MSEKKETTVLVLTLLFTLGIVGGGFWWFTKYSGIDVGSIANTQSQPAVQSNIATFAQAPNVPSGLFNYGGSTTWAPIRKEVDQAIAIVWPQFRLRYTDPTVGAPGSGSGIKMLLNNQLAFSQSSRSLKDEEYQEAQVRGFSLKEIPVAIDGIAIAVNPNLNIPGITVAQLKDIYTGKLTNWNQVGGPDLNITPYSRRLEEGGTIDFFAENVLEDEKFGSNVQFIPTTTQALREVAKNLGGIYYASAPEIVPQCTVKPLPLGRTAADLISPYQEPFVSLARCPQERNQLNAVAFQTGQYPITRRLFVIVKQNDQSDQQAGEAYANLLLTAQGQELITKAGFVSIR from the coding sequence ATGTCAGAAAAAAAAGAAACCACCGTTCTCGTTTTGACGCTCCTATTTACATTAGGAATCGTCGGGGGTGGATTTTGGTGGTTCACCAAATACTCTGGTATTGACGTAGGCAGTATCGCTAACACTCAATCCCAACCAGCAGTACAGTCTAATATTGCAACTTTTGCCCAGGCACCAAATGTTCCATCTGGGCTATTCAATTATGGTGGTAGCACAACTTGGGCACCCATCCGCAAAGAAGTAGACCAAGCAATTGCAATTGTCTGGCCGCAATTTCGTCTGCGCTACACCGATCCGACTGTTGGTGCTCCAGGTTCTGGAAGTGGCATCAAAATGCTGTTGAATAACCAGTTAGCTTTTTCCCAATCCTCTCGCTCCCTTAAAGATGAGGAATATCAGGAAGCTCAAGTTAGAGGATTTAGCCTCAAAGAAATCCCTGTGGCAATTGACGGAATTGCGATCGCCGTTAACCCCAACCTCAACATACCTGGTATAACTGTTGCCCAGTTAAAAGATATTTACACTGGCAAGCTAACCAATTGGAATCAAGTCGGCGGTCCTGATTTAAATATCACACCCTATTCGCGTCGGCTGGAAGAAGGTGGAACGATTGACTTTTTTGCCGAAAATGTCCTGGAAGATGAAAAATTTGGTAGTAATGTTCAGTTTATCCCTACAACAACTCAAGCCTTAAGAGAAGTCGCGAAAAATCTAGGTGGTATCTACTACGCTTCTGCTCCAGAGATAGTACCTCAGTGTACGGTTAAACCACTGCCATTGGGTCGAACAGCGGCTGACTTGATTTCCCCTTACCAAGAGCCATTTGTCTCTCTTGCCCGCTGTCCCCAAGAACGCAATCAGTTGAATGCAGTTGCTTTTCAAACGGGTCAGTACCCAATCACCCGCAGGTTATTTGTAATTGTCAAACAGAACGATCAAAGCGATCAACAGGCAGGAGAAGCCTATGCTAACTTGCTACTAACCGCTCAGGGGCAGGAATTAATTACCAAAGCTGGATTTGTTAGTATCCGTTAG
- a CDS encoding bifunctional serine/threonine protein kinase/MFS transporter: MELYCTRSGCPRPQNYFVDLDDSATLRTVQQKYCTACGMPLILVGRYLPLRLLGQGGFGAAFLARDRYTPGMRQCVVKQFKPSGDLSSNQLELAQKLFEREAEVLEELGTQHDQIPNLFAFFELSVPSLQPGKQDSFFYLVQEFIDGKNLEEELQQKGKFSEPEVLELLRAILPVLQFVHEHGSIHRDIKPSNIMRHRNGKLYLLDFGAVKQVTKVASAAAKGSTGIYSMGFAPPEQMAGGEVYPSTDLYALAVSAVMLLTGKEAAELFDVYSNQWNWRTQAQVSNALANVLDRMLSPAPNQRFQSAQEVIAALPSPAPPASPASPAPPAPPAPQSRPAFSTLELLTGAGFSGFEGGLIAIALYSLLRSPAITLGVAALILGGLIFAQTRRWIEKWDLLIIAGISLAIIFLLPILRSTIPFNVVAFLALAAGLIAIALIALFRLIYKLLSLIL; encoded by the coding sequence ATGGAACTTTACTGCACTCGTTCAGGTTGTCCCCGTCCCCAAAACTATTTTGTGGATTTAGATGACAGTGCGACGCTGAGAACAGTGCAGCAGAAATATTGCACTGCCTGTGGAATGCCCCTGATTTTAGTGGGACGCTATTTACCGTTAAGACTACTAGGACAAGGGGGCTTTGGAGCAGCATTTCTGGCACGCGATCGCTACACCCCAGGAATGCGCCAGTGCGTGGTGAAGCAGTTCAAGCCGTCTGGAGATCTAAGTAGCAATCAACTAGAACTTGCTCAGAAACTATTTGAACGCGAAGCCGAAGTTTTAGAAGAGTTGGGCACTCAACACGATCAAATTCCCAACTTGTTTGCTTTCTTTGAGTTATCTGTCCCCAGTTTGCAACCCGGAAAGCAGGATAGTTTTTTTTATCTAGTCCAGGAATTTATTGATGGAAAAAACTTAGAAGAGGAGTTGCAACAAAAAGGCAAGTTTTCAGAACCAGAAGTTTTAGAGTTACTCCGGGCAATCCTACCAGTTTTGCAATTTGTGCATGAGCATGGCTCAATCCACAGAGATATTAAGCCTTCTAACATCATGCGCCATCGTAATGGCAAGTTGTACCTATTAGATTTTGGCGCGGTAAAACAGGTGACGAAGGTAGCTAGTGCAGCGGCGAAGGGTTCGACTGGAATTTATTCAATGGGATTTGCGCCGCCAGAACAAATGGCTGGAGGAGAAGTATACCCATCCACAGATTTATATGCCTTAGCAGTGAGTGCGGTAATGTTACTGACTGGTAAGGAAGCGGCAGAACTATTTGATGTCTACAGCAATCAGTGGAATTGGCGAACGCAAGCTCAGGTAAGCAATGCTTTGGCAAACGTATTAGATCGGATGTTATCACCCGCACCCAATCAACGCTTTCAGTCAGCTCAGGAAGTCATCGCAGCCCTCCCTTCCCCTGCTCCCCCTGCCTCCCCTGCCTCCCCTGCTCCCCCTGCTCCCCCTGCTCCCCAATCTAGACCAGCCTTTTCTACTCTAGAGTTGTTAACTGGGGCTGGTTTTAGTGGCTTTGAAGGCGGATTGATCGCAATCGCTCTCTACAGTCTGCTGCGATCGCCAGCAATTACCCTAGGTGTGGCGGCGTTAATTTTAGGGGGTCTCATTTTTGCTCAAACTCGCCGCTGGATTGAAAAGTGGGATTTATTAATCATTGCTGGAATTAGTTTGGCAATTATCTTTTTACTGCCAATCTTGCGAAGCACGATTCCTTTCAATGTGGTAGCGTTTTTGGCTTTGGCAGCTGGATTAATAGCAATCGCTCTAATAGCCTTATTCCGACTAATTTACAAATTGCTTTCCCTAATCTTGTAA
- a CDS encoding DALR anticodon-binding domain-containing protein, producing MNYPLPSVTYPAIKQFLLSHLKVAVDLYIPNPWVLIQLKNYIPLYRAKDFRRVLYVTAIAFRLSKVKKIPALEIASALAQLIEDIATRCCQVESRLGAADERDFTVQVVPPGWIHFELTNPKLASWLQHLTQMPPELVICRGEEQGKQEEKFPASSGSPLFAVQYAHARCCSLLQMAHREGLITLRQTNWDTSSAFWLAVSPNPIPWLNSGQQLCLDHPAERALIVQLLALLDELYCPRPSHQPINWHKAALDLSQTFQTFYSGCQIWGEVKNQNLSLSQARLGLVLITQSVLRLLLKDRLGVVALQEL from the coding sequence GTGAATTACCCGCTGCCATCCGTTACCTATCCAGCGATTAAGCAGTTTTTGTTGAGTCACCTAAAGGTGGCAGTGGACTTATATATACCGAACCCTTGGGTACTAATACAGCTAAAAAACTATATTCCCTTATACCGAGCCAAAGATTTTCGTCGAGTATTGTATGTAACAGCGATCGCCTTCCGGCTAAGTAAAGTTAAAAAAATTCCAGCACTAGAAATTGCCAGCGCGTTAGCACAGCTTATCGAAGACATCGCCACTCGCTGTTGTCAGGTTGAATCAAGGCTGGGTGCTGCAGATGAGCGAGATTTCACTGTCCAAGTAGTGCCACCAGGTTGGATTCATTTTGAATTAACTAACCCCAAGCTAGCCAGCTGGTTACAGCACCTCACCCAAATGCCACCTGAGTTGGTGATATGTCGAGGTGAAGAACAGGGGAAGCAGGAGGAGAAATTCCCCGCGTCCTCTGGCTCGCCCCTATTTGCCGTGCAATACGCCCATGCCCGCTGCTGTTCACTTTTGCAAATGGCGCACCGAGAAGGATTGATTACTCTCAGGCAAACCAATTGGGATACTAGCTCTGCTTTTTGGCTTGCTGTCTCTCCTAACCCCATCCCTTGGCTCAACTCTGGGCAACAACTTTGCTTAGATCATCCAGCTGAACGCGCTTTGATAGTTCAGCTATTGGCTTTATTAGATGAACTCTACTGCCCTCGTCCTTCCCATCAGCCTATCAATTGGCATAAGGCAGCACTGGATTTGAGTCAAACTTTTCAAACCTTTTACAGTGGCTGCCAGATTTGGGGTGAGGTCAAAAATCAAAATCTCTCTCTGTCTCAGGCGCGGTTAGGTTTGGTGCTAATTACCCAATCTGTCTTACGGTTACTTCTGAAAGACAGATTGGGTGTTGTTGCTTTACAGGAACTTTAA
- a CDS encoding Crp/Fnr family transcriptional regulator yields the protein MHSPSSFSEAPRPFLTWQRILDWAQEHYRVRSFSKDERIPARPGLLYLVQRGAVRLVGTAQVSATSQLTSRRINRTPEEAFLGFVGAGQPFEIVAQSPFTLQSYAHVDQTSVIWMYWHDLDNWPHFRREVLDAFRHQHQRKLLWLSALGQRRTIDRLLGFLTLLVEEFGEPSVSEEDPEVLRGYCLPFPLTHAQIGSAIGSTRVTVTRLMGKLRQRGLLLTQADNLICLPVDSISRPT from the coding sequence ATGCATTCCCCATCCTCCTTTTCAGAGGCACCAAGGCCTTTTTTAACTTGGCAACGAATTCTTGACTGGGCTCAAGAACACTACCGGGTTCGCTCTTTTAGCAAAGACGAGCGAATTCCAGCCCGACCTGGGTTGCTGTATTTAGTACAAAGGGGTGCAGTCAGACTCGTGGGCACTGCCCAAGTTAGCGCCACCAGTCAGCTAACGTCTCGACGTATTAATAGAACCCCGGAAGAAGCTTTTTTAGGCTTCGTTGGCGCTGGACAGCCATTTGAAATTGTCGCCCAGTCCCCTTTTACACTCCAGAGTTATGCTCATGTTGACCAAACTTCAGTCATATGGATGTACTGGCATGACCTGGACAACTGGCCCCACTTCCGACGAGAAGTCCTAGATGCATTTCGCCATCAGCACCAGCGTAAGCTCCTCTGGCTAAGTGCCCTAGGACAGCGGCGGACGATAGATCGACTCTTGGGATTTCTAACGCTATTAGTTGAAGAGTTTGGAGAGCCGTCAGTTAGTGAAGAAGACCCCGAAGTTCTACGCGGCTATTGTCTCCCGTTTCCTCTCACTCATGCCCAAATTGGTAGTGCGATTGGCTCCACTCGTGTGACTGTTACCCGCCTTATGGGTAAACTACGCCAACGCGGTTTACTCCTTACTCAGGCAGATAACCTGATCTGTTTGCCAGTTGATTCTATTAGTAGACCCACTTGA
- a CDS encoding NnrU family protein gives MMFLSWLTPSHFVMLGLLFGFAIAHSGLAALRPWAEKSIGPRPYRILFAGVSLPLAVVLIIYFFNHRYDGLQLWQVQDLPGVQTIVWVLSAISFVFLYPATFNLLEIAAIQKPQVHLYETGIIRITRHPQMVGQVIWCIAHTLWLGTTFTLVTSVGLVLHHLFGVWHGDRRLKSRYGEAFEGVKSRTSIVPFLAILQGRQTLKWQEFLRPAYLGVASFILLLWWSHPLLIQATASVNW, from the coding sequence ATGATGTTCCTAAGTTGGTTAACCCCCAGCCATTTTGTGATGCTGGGTCTTTTGTTCGGGTTTGCGATCGCCCACAGTGGTTTGGCAGCACTACGCCCTTGGGCAGAAAAATCCATCGGACCACGACCCTATCGCATCTTATTTGCCGGAGTCAGTCTACCCTTGGCTGTCGTACTAATTATTTATTTCTTTAACCATCGCTATGATGGTCTACAACTGTGGCAAGTTCAAGACCTCCCCGGAGTGCAGACAATCGTTTGGGTGCTCTCCGCAATTTCCTTTGTGTTTCTTTATCCTGCCACATTTAATTTGCTGGAAATTGCTGCAATTCAGAAACCCCAAGTCCACCTTTATGAAACGGGCATTATTCGCATCACTCGCCACCCACAAATGGTAGGACAGGTGATTTGGTGTATTGCCCATACACTTTGGCTGGGTACCACCTTTACCCTTGTTACTTCAGTCGGATTAGTGCTGCACCATTTATTCGGAGTTTGGCATGGCGATCGCCGTCTTAAAAGCCGTTATGGAGAAGCATTTGAGGGTGTCAAATCTCGTACTTCTATCGTGCCATTCCTGGCTATTTTACAAGGGCGTCAAACACTTAAATGGCAAGAGTTTCTCCGCCCTGCTTACCTGGGTGTTGCCAGCTTCATCCTCCTCTTGTGGTGGTCTCATCCCCTTTTAATCCAAGCAACTGCTAGCGTTAATTGGTAG
- a CDS encoding Cof-type HAD-IIB family hydrolase: MQKVSVTDQDFKKTTKTEPSEIKLLVLDIDGTIAGESNEISQTVKQAIQAAQQQGVQVAIATGRMYRSALRFHQEIGSTLPLLAYQGAWIQDPTTQQLHRHWPVSKQIAVQLLDYFEQPQLRSLLSVHFYINDQLYVRDLTPETKIYSQRSGIEAIPVGDLRQALTDEPTKVLALSDDILIIDQLLGSLRRQYTPSELYLTKSVATFFEATNPLVNKGTGVRYLAEELLGLQAANVMSVGDNFNDLEMLEYAGIGVAMGNAPTDVKAVAQWIAPSVEQDGAAAAIEEFVLS, from the coding sequence ATGCAGAAAGTATCTGTGACCGATCAGGATTTCAAGAAAACGACCAAGACAGAGCCAAGCGAGATTAAACTACTCGTACTAGATATAGATGGCACGATCGCGGGTGAGTCTAATGAAATCAGCCAAACGGTAAAACAGGCTATTCAGGCGGCGCAACAACAAGGCGTTCAAGTAGCGATCGCCACGGGTCGGATGTACCGCTCAGCGTTACGATTTCACCAGGAAATCGGCTCCACTTTGCCCCTGCTAGCCTACCAAGGAGCTTGGATTCAAGATCCCACTACTCAGCAACTTCATCGTCATTGGCCTGTTTCCAAGCAAATCGCAGTTCAACTGCTGGACTACTTTGAACAACCCCAACTGCGATCGTTGCTGTCTGTTCACTTCTACATCAACGATCAGTTATATGTACGCGACTTAACTCCGGAAACAAAAATCTACTCACAACGGTCTGGTATTGAAGCGATCCCCGTTGGCGATCTGCGTCAAGCTCTAACAGATGAACCCACAAAAGTTTTGGCTTTAAGTGACGACATCCTGATTATCGACCAATTGCTCGGCAGCTTACGCCGACAATACACTCCATCTGAACTATACCTAACCAAATCTGTTGCTACATTTTTTGAAGCTACTAACCCGTTAGTCAATAAGGGAACTGGAGTGCGTTACTTAGCAGAGGAATTACTAGGTCTACAAGCTGCCAACGTGATGAGTGTAGGCGATAATTTCAACGATTTGGAAATGCTGGAGTATGCAGGCATTGGTGTAGCAATGGGTAATGCCCCAACAGATGTTAAAGCAGTTGCCCAGTGGATAGCGCCTAGCGTAGAGCAGGACGGAGCAGCCGCAGCAATTGAAGAATTTGTACTGTCGTAG
- a CDS encoding PstS family phosphate ABC transporter substrate-binding protein, whose translation MSQKNETAVLVLALLITAGLVAGGFWWFTRRSGVDFGLLTGSQPNSANPNSTPQPSPGQVNGSNFASVQNVPSGLFNYGGSTSWAPIRLTIDPAIQAARPEFRLRYVEPTGETPGSSTGIRMLIEGRVAFTQSSRPILDQELNRAQQRGFQLEQIPVAIDGLAIAVNPNLNIPGLTLEQLKSIYTGKITNWQQLGGPDLPIQPFSRPISDGGTVELFVQDNLRGQPFGPSVEFVSTTTQALRKVADSPGGIYYASAPEVVPQCTIRSLPLGRQLGKFVPPYQEPFVPLSQCPGKRNQLNIEAFQTGQYPITRNLFVVVKQNGQIEQQAGEAYANFLLTGQGQQLISQSGFVRIR comes from the coding sequence ATGTCTCAAAAAAACGAAACAGCTGTTCTTGTCCTAGCCCTTTTAATTACAGCTGGGTTAGTAGCTGGCGGCTTCTGGTGGTTTACAAGAAGATCTGGTGTTGACTTTGGTTTACTAACTGGCTCCCAACCTAATAGTGCCAACCCTAACTCTACGCCTCAGCCATCACCGGGACAAGTTAACGGCTCAAACTTTGCCTCTGTGCAAAACGTCCCTAGTGGGCTGTTTAACTATGGTGGCAGTACCTCGTGGGCACCGATTCGATTAACAATTGACCCAGCGATTCAAGCGGCGCGACCTGAATTTCGGTTGCGTTATGTGGAACCGACTGGTGAGACTCCAGGCTCTAGCACCGGCATTCGGATGTTAATTGAGGGCAGAGTTGCCTTTACCCAATCCTCCCGACCGATTCTTGACCAAGAGTTAAATCGAGCACAGCAACGGGGTTTCCAGCTCGAACAAATTCCTGTTGCAATCGACGGCTTAGCGATCGCCGTTAACCCAAACTTGAATATCCCAGGTCTTACCCTAGAGCAACTGAAGTCAATTTACACCGGCAAGATAACTAACTGGCAACAGTTGGGTGGTCCTGACTTGCCGATTCAGCCCTTTTCCCGCCCCATCAGTGATGGCGGTACCGTTGAACTTTTTGTCCAAGATAACTTAAGAGGTCAACCCTTCGGACCTAGTGTGGAATTTGTTTCCACCACTACCCAAGCCTTGAGAAAAGTAGCTGATAGCCCTGGCGGAATCTATTATGCCTCTGCCCCAGAAGTAGTACCCCAATGTACTATTAGGTCCTTGCCGCTGGGACGCCAGCTCGGTAAATTTGTACCTCCATACCAGGAACCTTTTGTCCCCTTGTCTCAATGTCCTGGCAAACGCAATCAATTGAATATTGAGGCTTTTCAAACAGGGCAGTACCCAATTACACGTAACTTATTTGTGGTAGTCAAACAGAACGGTCAAATTGAGCAGCAAGCTGGAGAAGCATATGCCAACTTCTTGCTAACAGGACAAGGGCAGCAACTGATTAGCCAGTCTGGCTTTGTCAGGATTCGATGA
- a CDS encoding NAD(P)H-quinone oxidoreductase subunit 5, whose amino-acid sequence MEVIYQYAWLIPVLPLVGAMLVGLGLISLNQVTNRLRQLNAVFVISLLGVAMALSFALLWSQIQGHESYTRTLEWAAAGNFHLNMGYTIDHLTALMLVIVTTVAFLVMVYTDGYMAHDPGYVRFYAYLSLFGSSMLGLVVSPNLVQIYIFWELVGMCSYLLVGFWYDRKAAADAAQKAFVVNRVGDFGLLLGILGLYWATGSFEFDVMGDRLQNLVQSGSLSSFLAVLFAVLVFLGPVAKSAQFPLHVWLPDAMEGPTPISALIHAATMVAAGVFLIARMYPVFEGVPAAMNVIAFTGAFTAFLGASIAITQNDIKKGLAYSTISQLGYMVMAMGVGAYSAGLFHLMTHAYFKAMLFLCSGCVIHGMEAVVGHDPALNQDMRLMGGLRKYMPVTAITFLIGCLAISGIPPFAGFWSKDEILGSAFAANPFLWGVGWLTAGITAFYMFRMYFTTFEGKFRGNEADKWEQLKSADGMAVAMGFEPAFGPGAMDTREIPSTKAAHDHHSHSEYPHESPWTMTLPLITLAIPSILIGLVGTPFANYFEEFIHPPSETIVEIVEKAGEFDPTEFFILGGSSVGIALIGITLASLMYLGRKINPAAIAAKVKPLYELSLNKWYFDDIYYRVFVLGSRRLARQVMEVDYRVVDGAVNLTGFFTLVSGEGLKYLENGRAQFYALIIFGAVLGLVIVFGVT is encoded by the coding sequence ATGGAAGTAATCTATCAGTATGCCTGGCTGATTCCGGTGTTACCTCTGGTTGGGGCGATGCTGGTCGGTCTTGGGTTGATCTCGTTAAATCAGGTGACAAACCGCCTGCGGCAATTAAACGCCGTGTTTGTCATCTCCCTGCTAGGCGTGGCAATGGCTCTGTCTTTTGCCTTGCTTTGGAGTCAGATTCAAGGACATGAGTCTTATACCCGCACGCTTGAATGGGCAGCGGCAGGAAATTTTCACCTGAACATGGGCTATACCATTGACCACCTGACGGCCCTAATGTTGGTGATCGTGACGACGGTTGCCTTCCTAGTGATGGTCTACACCGATGGGTACATGGCTCACGATCCGGGTTATGTGCGCTTCTATGCTTATCTAAGCTTGTTTGGTTCCTCAATGTTGGGTCTAGTAGTCAGCCCCAACTTGGTCCAGATTTATATTTTCTGGGAACTGGTCGGCATGTGTTCCTACTTGTTGGTCGGCTTCTGGTACGACCGCAAGGCAGCAGCAGATGCTGCCCAGAAGGCATTTGTAGTCAACCGGGTGGGTGACTTTGGGCTGCTATTGGGTATCCTGGGGCTGTACTGGGCAACGGGAAGCTTTGAGTTTGATGTCATGGGCGATCGCCTGCAAAACTTGGTTCAATCTGGTTCCCTGAGCAGTTTTCTCGCTGTCCTATTTGCCGTCTTAGTCTTTTTGGGTCCAGTAGCAAAATCCGCCCAGTTCCCCCTGCACGTCTGGCTACCGGATGCGATGGAAGGTCCAACTCCGATTTCTGCCCTAATCCATGCAGCAACGATGGTGGCAGCTGGGGTGTTCCTGATCGCCCGGATGTATCCAGTGTTCGAAGGCGTACCGGCGGCAATGAATGTGATTGCCTTTACGGGTGCCTTCACCGCCTTTTTGGGTGCAAGCATTGCCATCACCCAGAACGACATCAAAAAGGGTTTGGCTTACTCCACTATTTCCCAGTTGGGTTACATGGTGATGGCGATGGGAGTGGGTGCTTACAGTGCTGGACTATTCCACCTGATGACTCACGCCTACTTTAAAGCAATGCTGTTCCTCTGCTCTGGTTGTGTGATTCACGGTATGGAAGCAGTTGTAGGTCACGATCCTGCTCTCAACCAAGATATGCGGTTAATGGGAGGGCTGCGAAAGTATATGCCGGTTACAGCGATTACCTTCTTAATCGGTTGCTTGGCAATTTCCGGTATCCCACCGTTTGCAGGTTTTTGGTCTAAAGATGAAATCCTGGGTTCTGCCTTTGCAGCTAATCCATTTCTCTGGGGTGTAGGCTGGTTAACGGCTGGAATTACAGCTTTTTATATGTTCCGGATGTATTTCACTACATTTGAAGGCAAGTTCCGGGGCAACGAGGCTGATAAGTGGGAGCAACTCAAATCTGCAGATGGAATGGCAGTGGCAATGGGTTTTGAACCCGCTTTTGGTCCTGGGGCAATGGATACAAGAGAAATCCCGTCAACCAAAGCTGCCCACGATCACCATAGCCACAGCGAATATCCCCATGAGTCGCCTTGGACGATGACTCTACCGCTGATTACCTTGGCAATTCCTTCGATTTTGATTGGTTTGGTGGGAACGCCTTTTGCTAACTACTTTGAGGAGTTTATCCATCCACCCAGCGAAACAATAGTGGAAATTGTCGAAAAGGCTGGAGAGTTTGATCCAACAGAATTTTTCATCCTGGGTGGGAGTTCAGTGGGGATTGCCCTGATTGGAATTACCTTGGCTTCGCTAATGTACTTGGGGCGCAAGATTAATCCAGCGGCGATCGCAGCGAAAGTCAAACCGCTCTATGAGTTATCGCTCAACAAGTGGTACTTCGACGACATTTACTATAGAGTCTTCGTTCTGGGTAGCCGTAGGCTAGCACGACAGGTGATGGAAGTTGACTATCGAGTTGTCGATGGTGCGGTTAACCTAACCGGCTTTTTTACACTCGTAAGTGGCGAAGGACTGAAATACCTAGAAAACGGTCGCGCTCAATTCTACGCTCTAATCATATTTGGAGCTGTACTAGGCTTGGTAATTGTCTTTGGTGTGACTTGA
- a CDS encoding LysR family transcriptional regulator: MSDLPFTLDQLRILKAIAAEGSFKRAADSLYVSQPAVSLQVQNLERQLDVPLFDRGGRRAQLTEAGYLLLSYGEKILTLCQETCRAIEDLQNLQGGTLIVGASQTTGTYLLPRMIGLFRQHYPDVAVQLHVHSTRRTAWSVANGQVDLAIIGGEVPAELQESLEIVPYAEDELALILPVFHHFAKLDTIQKDDLYKLQFIALDSQSTIRKVIDSVLSRCDIDTRRLKVEMELNSIEAIKNAVQSGLGAAFVSISAIAKELQMGLLHRAYIEDVVVKRTLWVIFNPNRYRSKAAEAFIQEVLPQFTATVGWSKEVLEQPPIATDALETAVHNSAES, translated from the coding sequence ATGTCTGACCTTCCTTTCACTTTAGATCAGTTACGCATTCTCAAAGCGATCGCTGCTGAAGGGAGCTTCAAGCGTGCCGCTGATAGTCTGTATGTCTCACAACCCGCTGTTAGTTTACAAGTACAAAACTTAGAGCGGCAGTTAGATGTGCCTTTATTCGACCGTGGCGGACGCAGAGCACAACTGACGGAAGCGGGGTATCTCCTGCTGAGTTATGGTGAAAAAATTCTCACCCTTTGTCAAGAAACGTGTCGTGCTATTGAAGATCTCCAAAATCTCCAAGGTGGCACGCTGATTGTTGGTGCTTCTCAGACAACAGGAACGTATCTTTTGCCCCGCATGATTGGATTGTTCCGGCAACACTACCCAGATGTGGCAGTGCAATTACACGTTCACTCCACCCGCCGAACTGCTTGGAGTGTGGCAAATGGGCAGGTAGATCTAGCAATTATTGGCGGTGAGGTCCCAGCTGAACTTCAGGAATCGCTGGAAATTGTGCCTTACGCCGAAGATGAGCTAGCGCTGATTTTACCAGTCTTTCATCACTTCGCTAAACTCGATACGATCCAAAAAGACGACCTCTATAAGCTACAGTTTATCGCCCTCGACTCCCAATCAACGATTCGTAAAGTGATTGACTCGGTGTTGAGTCGCTGTGACATTGATACGCGCCGTCTCAAAGTCGAAATGGAACTTAATTCAATAGAGGCAATTAAAAATGCAGTCCAATCGGGATTGGGTGCTGCCTTTGTCTCAATCTCGGCGATCGCTAAAGAATTACAGATGGGCTTACTTCATCGTGCTTATATTGAAGACGTTGTTGTTAAGCGGACACTGTGGGTGATTTTTAATCCCAATCGTTACCGCTCAAAAGCAGCAGAAGCCTTTATTCAGGAAGTTTTACCCCAATTTACCGCCACTGTAGGATGGAGCAAAGAAGTGTTAGAGCAACCACCGATAGCAACGGATGCATTAGAGACAGCAGTTCATAACTCTGCTGAAAGTTAA
- a CDS encoding thioredoxin domain-containing protein, translating to MVLSVSERTFTQEVLESPVPVLVNFWAPWCGLCRIIQPLLLEFQTHCNGEVKVVGINADANFKLSNTFRLTTLPTLILIEDGQVRQRLDSFRGRDELRLALEEIRLSYTDGCKTYTEVPTATSLTTDWERRSA from the coding sequence ATGGTGTTGTCGGTTAGTGAGCGGACATTTACTCAAGAAGTTTTAGAATCGCCAGTTCCTGTTTTAGTAAACTTTTGGGCACCTTGGTGTGGATTATGCCGGATTATTCAGCCGCTGCTGCTAGAATTCCAGACTCATTGCAATGGGGAGGTCAAGGTAGTTGGGATTAACGCTGACGCAAATTTTAAACTCTCCAATACTTTTCGACTCACAACTCTACCAACATTAATCCTGATCGAAGACGGTCAAGTCCGGCAGCGGCTGGATAGCTTTCGCGGCCGGGATGAATTGCGGCTGGCGCTAGAAGAAATTAGACTCAGCTACACAGATGGTTGTAAAACTTATACAGAAGTGCCCACAGCTACATCCCTTACCACAGATTGGGAGCGTCGCTCAGCCTAA